Below is a genomic region from Flammeovirgaceae bacterium SG7u.111.
GTGTGCTGCTCATGCTAGGTGGCATGGGTTTTTACGATGCAATCAACCATAGTTTGACTACGATGGCTACAGGTGGTTTTTCCACAAAGAATGCAAGCGTAGATCATTTTACATCGCCTTATATTCAGTATGTGATCACCGTATTCATGTTTTTGGCCGGTACTAGTTTTACCCTCAACTACTTTATGTTCAAAGGTAAGTTTAGTAAGTTTTGGACTAATGAGGAGTTTAGGTATTACTTTCTATCTACCCTTATTTTTACCCTGATTACAGCAGTTACGGTTTATTTTGTGACAGATGATGGGATTGAAAAATCATTTAGAGATGCTGTATTCCAGGTAGTTTCTATCATTACCACCACAGGATATGGAACTTCAGATTATACCACTTGGACACCTTTCATTACGATGTTGTTCTTCATTATGATGTTTGTAGGAGGTTCTGCTGGGTCAACTGCTGGTGGGATTAAAATAGTGCGGCATGTCATTTTGTTTAAAAACAGTGCGCTAGAGCTGAAGCGTCAGCTTCATCCTTCAGCGGTGATGCCCGTTCGGTTCAACAATAAAGCGGTATCCCAACAGATTACCTTCAACGTACTTGCCTTTTTTATTATTTTCATCTCCATTTTTGCATTTAGCTCTTTGGTTATTTCTATGATGGGGCTGAACTTTGAAACAGCGGTAAGTGCGGTGGCAACCTGTATTGGAAATATTGGTCCAGGGCTCGATTCCGTAGGACCAAAAGCAAACTTTTCCCACCTCCCAGGCGCTGCAAAATGGCTGCTTTCTTTCTTGATGCTGCTAGGAAGGTTAGAGCTTTTTACCGTTTTGATGTTAATTACACCTTATTATTGGAAAAAGACCTAGTTTTTATACCAAAAAAACCAAATACTTTTTTGTTAAACTCATAATAAAGCTTACTTTAGTCATTGGTGTAAGCTTGCTTCCTAGCTATAGTTAGTGATCTAGTTAAAGTAAACACTTCTCACCCCTTCTTCACTAAAGTATAATCTCTTCGTATGTTATTAATTTGTGTAGGAGATACAACATCTATTTGAATACCTTTTTTCACTAGTTTAAGAAGAAAAAAATGGATTTAAGAACTTCATGGGAAAACTTTAGAAAACAACCATATTTTATACCTGCTATCCTTGGTTTTGTAGCTGGTGCTGCGATATATATTGTATCCGCAGTACTTGGTGATACTATTAGTAGAGTAGGATTGGCTATAAATACTTTGGCCACGGTTGGTCTTTTTATTTATAAAAAATATAGTACAAAAGAAGAGTACAATAGTTTTCGTACCGCAGTGATATACTATTTGCTGATTTTAGTTGGAAATACATTGTGGCTTCGCTTTATTCATACCACATTATTTGATTCATTTTCCATGAGTTTGGTGTTTTTTATTGGCATTCTAATCCTTACAAAGATACATATGGAGAATAGATTCGAAGAGGTATAAAGTATCCATCATTTTTCCAATTAGACATTTCTTGCAAGATGTTTTATTGGAAAGGAACTAGTATTTTGTTCGTTATAAATTCCACCTTTAGTAGAAAGATATTTTGAAGGGCTGTTCG
It encodes:
- a CDS encoding TrkH family potassium uptake protein, giving the protein MRHNWKIIGSFLGLLLAINGLFMLLCLPFSLYFNEGDWVALLASGLLTLGVGAALWTLKSKAKSKELKKRDGYLIVTLGWLAMSLFGCLPFVLSGAIPNLTDAFFETMSGFTTTGATILVDIEGVHKGLLFWRSMTQWIGGMGIIVLTVAILPILGIGGMQLFVAEAPGIAPDKLKPRIQATAKRLWLVYAGLTVIECVLLMLGGMGFYDAINHSLTTMATGGFSTKNASVDHFTSPYIQYVITVFMFLAGTSFTLNYFMFKGKFSKFWTNEEFRYYFLSTLIFTLITAVTVYFVTDDGIEKSFRDAVFQVVSIITTTGYGTSDYTTWTPFITMLFFIMMFVGGSAGSTAGGIKIVRHVILFKNSALELKRQLHPSAVMPVRFNNKAVSQQITFNVLAFFIIFISIFAFSSLVISMMGLNFETAVSAVATCIGNIGPGLDSVGPKANFSHLPGAAKWLLSFLMLLGRLELFTVLMLITPYYWKKT